Proteins encoded by one window of Lycium barbarum isolate Lr01 chromosome 11, ASM1917538v2, whole genome shotgun sequence:
- the LOC132617146 gene encoding uncharacterized protein LOC132617146 isoform X1: MVIDLLFKDVEIFSVRNSIGITAMSSIPFLKIKAIETQGFGGCRPTCNLAQMEKGMLIWTQSNKPYDEDEQDVRIRLCLSYILSFVIGSLNMVHIYFVFALYFQNFEEKEVK, from the exons ATGGTTATTGATTTGCTG TTTAAAGATGTGGAGATCTTTTCAGTGAGAAATTCTATTGGCATTACAGCAATGAGTAGTATTCCTTTC TTAAAGATAAAGGCTATTGAAACTCAAGGATTCGGGGGCTGTAGGCCAACTTGTAACTTGGCTCAAATGGAGAAAGGAATGTTGATATGGACACAGTCGAACAAACCTTATGATGAA GATGAACAAGATGTGCGTATCCGACTCTGCTTGAGTTATATATTGTCTTTTGTGATTGGGAGCTTGAACATGGTTCACATATATTTTGTATTTGCTCTTTATTTCCAAAACTTTGAAGAAAAAGAGGTAAAGTAA
- the LOC132617146 gene encoding uncharacterized protein LOC132617146 isoform X2 — MVIDLLFKDVEIFSVRNSIGITAMSSIPFLKIKAIETQGFGGCRPTCNLAQMEKGMLIWTQSNKPYDEALCKRLYTKGGAMTENY, encoded by the exons ATGGTTATTGATTTGCTG TTTAAAGATGTGGAGATCTTTTCAGTGAGAAATTCTATTGGCATTACAGCAATGAGTAGTATTCCTTTC TTAAAGATAAAGGCTATTGAAACTCAAGGATTCGGGGGCTGTAGGCCAACTTGTAACTTGGCTCAAATGGAGAAAGGAATGTTGATATGGACACAGTCGAACAAACCTTATGATGAA GCTCTCTGTAAAAGACTTTATACCAAAGGAGGAGCCATGACTGAAAATTATTAG